A part of Pantoea vagans genomic DNA contains:
- the mglB gene encoding galactose/glucose ABC transporter substrate-binding protein MglB, which translates to MNKKVFTLTALVASMMFGATAHAADTRIGVTIYKYDDNFMSMVRKDIEKEAKAIGGVQLLMNDSQNDQSKQNDQVDVLMAKGVKALAINLVDPAAAAVIVDKARANEVPVVFFNKEPNAKVLAGYDKAYYVGTDSKESGIIQGQLIEKHWKATPAWDLNKDGTIQFVLLKGEPGHPDAEARTKYVIDTLNKDGLKTQQLAMDTAMWDTAQAKDKMDAWLSGPNAKKIEVVIANNDAMAMGAVEALKAHNMTSIPVFGVDALPEALALVKSGALAGTVLNDAENQAKATLDIANNLANGKAATDGTNFKMVDKIVRVPYVPVDKENLSQFSK; encoded by the coding sequence ATGAATAAGAAGGTTTTCACGCTTACAGCACTGGTTGCCAGCATGATGTTTGGTGCAACCGCTCACGCAGCTGACACCCGTATCGGCGTGACCATTTACAAATATGATGACAACTTCATGTCAATGGTGCGCAAAGACATCGAGAAAGAAGCGAAAGCGATCGGTGGCGTACAGCTGCTGATGAATGACTCGCAGAACGACCAGTCCAAACAGAACGATCAGGTTGACGTGCTGATGGCAAAAGGCGTGAAAGCGCTGGCGATTAACCTGGTTGACCCGGCTGCCGCTGCCGTCATCGTAGACAAAGCGCGTGCCAACGAAGTGCCGGTTGTCTTCTTCAACAAAGAACCCAACGCCAAAGTGCTTGCCGGTTATGACAAAGCTTACTATGTCGGCACCGACTCCAAAGAGTCTGGCATCATTCAGGGTCAGCTGATCGAGAAGCACTGGAAAGCGACTCCAGCCTGGGATCTGAACAAAGATGGCACCATTCAGTTCGTCCTGCTGAAAGGCGAGCCGGGCCATCCGGATGCTGAAGCCCGTACTAAATATGTCATCGACACGCTGAACAAAGATGGTCTGAAGACGCAGCAGTTAGCGATGGATACGGCGATGTGGGACACCGCACAGGCCAAAGATAAGATGGATGCGTGGCTGTCAGGCCCGAACGCCAAGAAAATTGAAGTCGTGATTGCCAACAACGATGCGATGGCGATGGGTGCCGTTGAAGCGCTGAAAGCGCACAACATGACCTCCATTCCGGTCTTCGGTGTCGATGCCCTGCCTGAAGCGCTGGCGCTGGTGAAATCCGGTGCGCTGGCTGGTACCGTGCTGAACGATGCGGAAAACCAGGCGAAAGCGACGCTGGATATTGCCAACAACCTGGCGAACGGCAAAGCGGCAACCGACGGAACGAACTTCAAGATGGTCGATAAGATCGTCCGCGTTCCTTACGTTCCGGTTGATAAAGAAAATCTGTCTCAGTTCTCGAAATAA
- the mglA gene encoding galactose/methyl galactoside ABC transporter ATP-binding protein MglA: MASDNTTAQREYLLEMTNVSKSFPGVKALDNVNLKVRPHSVHALMGENGAGKSTLLKCLFGIYKKDTGSILFQGKEIDYKSSKEALENGVSMVHQELNLVLQRTVMDNMWLGRYPRKGFFVDQDKMYQDTKAIFDELDIDIDPRDKVANLSVSQMQMIEIAKAFSYDAKIVIMDEPTSSLTEKEVNHLFTIIRKLKDRGCGIVYISHKMEEIFQLCDEITILRDGQWITSQPLEGLDMDKIIAMMVGRSLNQRFPDRTNVPGETILEVRNLTSLRQPSIRDISFDLRKGEILGIAGLVGAKRTDIVETLFGIREKSGGTIKLHGKPINNHSANEAINHGFALVTEERRSTGIYAYLDIGFNSLISNIKKYKNSMGLLDNKRMKSDTQWVIDSMRVKTPGHHTQIGSLSGGNQQKVIIGRWLLTQPEILMLDEPTRGIDVGAKFEIYQLIAELAKREKGIIIISSEMPELLGITDRILVMSNGLVAGIVDTKTTTQNEILRLASLHL; the protein is encoded by the coding sequence ATGGCCAGTGATAACACGACCGCGCAGCGAGAATATTTGCTGGAAATGACGAATGTTTCAAAATCATTTCCCGGCGTAAAAGCGTTAGATAATGTGAATTTAAAAGTGCGGCCTCACTCTGTTCATGCATTAATGGGCGAGAACGGTGCCGGGAAATCCACCTTATTAAAATGCCTGTTTGGTATTTATAAAAAAGATACCGGCAGTATCCTGTTTCAGGGTAAAGAGATCGACTATAAAAGCTCCAAAGAGGCGCTGGAAAATGGCGTGTCGATGGTGCATCAGGAATTAAACCTGGTTCTGCAGCGTACCGTGATGGACAACATGTGGCTGGGGCGTTATCCGCGCAAAGGCTTCTTTGTCGATCAGGATAAAATGTACCAGGATACCAAAGCGATTTTTGACGAGCTGGATATCGATATCGATCCGCGCGACAAAGTTGCCAATCTCTCTGTATCACAGATGCAGATGATTGAAATTGCCAAAGCGTTCTCCTACGACGCGAAAATTGTGATTATGGATGAGCCGACTTCTTCGTTAACCGAAAAAGAGGTGAATCACCTGTTCACGATTATTCGTAAGCTGAAAGATCGCGGCTGCGGTATTGTTTATATTTCGCACAAGATGGAAGAGATTTTCCAGCTGTGTGATGAGATCACGATTCTGCGTGATGGTCAGTGGATTACCTCTCAGCCGCTGGAAGGGCTGGATATGGATAAGATCATCGCCATGATGGTCGGCCGTTCACTGAACCAGCGTTTCCCTGACCGTACCAACGTGCCAGGCGAGACGATTCTTGAGGTGCGTAATCTGACGTCACTGCGTCAGCCATCGATTCGCGACATCTCATTTGATCTGCGTAAAGGGGAGATACTCGGCATTGCCGGGCTGGTGGGCGCTAAACGTACCGATATCGTCGAAACGCTGTTTGGCATTCGCGAGAAATCGGGCGGCACCATTAAACTGCATGGCAAACCGATTAATAATCACAGCGCCAATGAAGCGATTAACCACGGTTTTGCGCTGGTGACTGAAGAGCGTCGTTCGACTGGTATTTATGCTTACCTGGATATTGGTTTTAACTCACTTATTTCCAATATTAAAAAATATAAAAACAGTATGGGACTGCTGGATAATAAACGCATGAAGAGTGACACCCAATGGGTTATCGATTCAATGCGCGTAAAAACGCCAGGTCATCATACACAAATTGGTTCGCTTTCGGGCGGTAACCAGCAAAAAGTGATTATTGGCCGCTGGTTATTGACCCAGCCTGAAATCCTGATGCTTGATGAACCAACTCGCGGTATTGATGTTGGTGCGAAATTCGAAATTTACCAGCTGATTGCTGAGCTGGCGAAAAGAGAAAAGGGCATCATTATTATCTCCTCCGAAATGCCGGAGCTGTTAGGCATTACCGATCGTATTCTGGTAATGAGTAATGGTCTGGTAGCAGGCATAGTTGATACCAAAACGACCACGCAGAACGAAATATTGCGTTTAGCGTCATTACACCTTTAA
- the mglC gene encoding galactose/methyl galactoside ABC transporter permease MglC, with protein sequence MKATTKKNALTWLKEGGIYVVLLVLLAIIIFQDPTFLSLMNLSNILTQSSVRIIIALGVAGLIVTQGTDLSAGRQVGLAAVVAATLLQAMDNANKVFPTLDTVPIPLVILTVCIIGGVIGLVNGVIIAYLKVTPFITTLGTMIIVYGINSLYYDFVGASPIAGFDAGFSKFTQGFLRFGDFKLSFITFYAVIAIIFVWVLWNKTRFGKNIFAIGGNPEAAKVSGVNVPMNLIMIYALSGVFYAFGGMLEAGRIGSATNNLGFMYELDAIAACVVGGVSFAGGVGSVAGVVTGVLIFTVINYGLTYIGVNPYWQYIIKGGIIIFAVALDSLKYSRKK encoded by the coding sequence ATGAAAGCGACTACAAAAAAGAATGCGCTAACCTGGTTAAAAGAGGGCGGCATTTATGTCGTTCTGCTGGTATTGCTGGCTATTATTATTTTCCAGGACCCGACATTTTTAAGTTTGATGAACCTGAGTAATATTCTGACCCAATCTTCGGTGCGCATTATTATTGCACTGGGTGTGGCGGGTCTGATTGTGACCCAGGGTACTGACCTGTCAGCCGGACGTCAGGTTGGCTTAGCGGCGGTCGTTGCCGCAACGCTGTTGCAGGCGATGGATAACGCGAACAAGGTCTTCCCGACACTGGATACCGTGCCGATTCCACTGGTTATCCTGACCGTGTGCATCATCGGCGGTGTGATTGGTCTGGTCAACGGTGTGATTATTGCTTACCTGAAGGTAACGCCGTTTATCACCACGCTGGGCACCATGATTATCGTTTATGGTATCAACTCACTGTATTACGACTTTGTGGGTGCCTCACCGATTGCCGGTTTTGATGCAGGGTTCTCGAAATTTACCCAGGGCTTCTTACGCTTTGGTGATTTTAAACTCTCGTTCATCACTTTCTACGCCGTGATTGCCATTATTTTCGTCTGGGTGCTGTGGAACAAAACCCGCTTCGGCAAAAACATTTTTGCTATCGGCGGTAACCCTGAAGCGGCGAAAGTGTCAGGCGTGAACGTTCCGATGAACCTGATCATGATTTATGCCCTGTCAGGTGTGTTCTACGCCTTCGGCGGGATGCTGGAAGCGGGTCGTATCGGTTCGGCGACTAACAACCTCGGCTTTATGTATGAGCTGGATGCCATTGCGGCCTGTGTGGTCGGCGGCGTCTCCTTCGCCGGTGGTGTGGGTAGCGTGGCGGGCGTCGTGACCGGTGTACTCATCTTCACCGTTATCAACTACGGTCTGACCTATATCGGCGTTAACCCTTACTGGCAGTACATCATTAAAGGCGGCATCATCATTTTCGCCGTTGCGCTGGATTCTCTGAAATATTCTCGTAAGAAGTAA